The genomic region CAATGGCCCCTACCACTGGGATGAGAAGGTTGTCATCAATCAATCCTTTAGCAGTTGTGTTGGCAAAGAACTCAGTCACACAAGCAGAGATCACAGAGAAAAAAACAATATAAATGGGAGTCCATAATAGGGCTCCTTGCGGATCAAAAATGGCAAGGAAACTACCTGGTTGGGATTTTGTGATCAGATAAAGTGCAAAAATGGAAAATAGAAATGCAGGAACTAAAAAACCAATGATTCCTTCGAGTGACTTGCCATTATAGAATCTATGTTTTCCATACTGACTCCCCACGTAGGCTGCAAAAGGATCTCCAATCACCAAAAATAAAATGGCTAAGATGGCAACCTCTGCAGGAAAAAATAATACAACGAGAAAGTTGGCAAAGAAATACGGAACGGTTCCATTAAAACGTTTTCTTTCTGATTCCTTCATCAGAAACCCAAAATACTTATAAAAGAAATTTTCAAAACCAGAATGGCTGAGTCTCACTAGTTCCAATACAAACAAAGCAACTAGGAGTCCTGCAAGTAAACTAACCAGAATGGCTCTTGTCGCATAAACCAGCCCAAAGGCCTCACGAAAGGGATCAAAAAAAAGAGTCACGGGAATGATGAACCCGAGTACATGCCAAATTTTACGAAAGAAATTAAATCCTGAACTCACGGTTTACCTACTGGGTCTTGAAGCCATTTTGAATGCGGCTTCTTCATTATTAGCGATGGGAAACAAATTCCGAACTCCTGCCATTAAAAAGGCTTGCCTAACACTTAACGGCAGGTTGATTAATATGATTTTGTGTTTATGCAGGAAAGCCTCTTCGCTCAGAGTTTTGAAAGCGATGATTCCTTGTGTAGTCACCATATTCAACTCTTCTAGGTCCAAAATCACCGAACCGTGTTTTAGCGAATTGAGTACTGATTTGATGCATTTCTCAGCGGTAAAGTTATTTAGGTTTCCCTGCAATTTGGTTACATACACTGTATCAATTTTTTCCGTGGAAACTACTAAATCGTCTAGGCTCATAAAAAATGCTATTTTTCTTATTTCATTCTTGCACTCTATTGCAAGTAAATAAAACTTTTGGAAGGAGTGGTGTTTGAAGGTAACTGTTGCTCATTTATACAAAAAACTGGAAGAACTGGATCGGGACGTAGTCGAATTGAAAAAATTGACTGATCGCCTCGCTTCCGACCGAGAATATTCTCCCATTCTCAAAGAAACGTTTTTGTCGGAAATGAATAAATTAGAGGATCAGAAATCGGAAATCCTCAAGTTGAATGTTTCTAGATCGGAACCTTTGGCAAAACAAAGTGTAAACTTCCCTGAGAAATCGGTATCCACTCCCCCACCAAATTCGGAACCTAAAAAGCCGGAAAAACCTGTACGCAAATATTAAAAGAACACTGAAAATAGATAAGGAATTCCAATGAATCTAAACAAACTTTTCACTCTGGGTGTTACACTCAGTTTGATCCTCGTATCAATTCTCAATTGCTCAAAGGATTCTGAAATCCTTGCGACTTTTGATGGCGGAACTGTAACTCGCAGAGAAATGAACTTTGTGATTGAGGCTTCGAAACGAGGCAATACAGAACCTCAACCTATCAGCGCCGATATCCAAGCAAAAATTTTAGAAAGTATCGCTTTAGAAAAAATCTTACTGAAAGATGCAATTTCTTCCAAAAAAGTTGCTGAAGCGGACGTACAAAAAATTGAATCTTTAGTGAATCAATTTTTAAAGTTAAACGTTTATATGCGTGAATATGTAAAAAATGGTTTAAAAAACAAACCACTCGAGTTTGTAAATCTTCAACTAGCGCTTGTTCGTGGTGAAGACGAAGCCACTAATTTAAAGAAAGCCGAAGAATTGGTAAATAAACTAAATTCTCTTTCGGATAAAGAAATTGCCGAAGAAATCGCGAAAGTAACAGAAGACATCACGAGAAAACCAATTGCTGGGAAATTAGAACCTTTTTGTACTAACTGTGCAGAAACTCCTTTAGAAGACATCTTAACAGAAGTGAAAAAAGCAAAAAAAGGAACTTTTATTTCTTATGCAAAAGCGGGAGAAGGAAGGATTGCTTACGTTGTTCGTTCTACGGGAACAGAAAAAGTTCATCCAGAAAGACTTAAAAAATATTTTACATCTATTTTTGATGATTTCAAAAAAGAAGCCATTAAATACGGCGAAACACATGATGATGCAGATACAAAAGCTTCTGTTGCCTATTTTACAGAAGGAGAATCTGCTGACAAAGCTAGCCAATTTGCTTCTCATACGATGAAAGAGTATGAACAAGGATTGTACCAAAAAGAACTAAAACGGATCACGGAAGAAAGTGGAATCACTGTGGCAAACTTGCCTCGTTTCACTGGTCCAACTGATATTGATCCAAAAATTTTTACTCCAGATTATGCTTTGTATTCCACACGTGATGGAAAAAGCTACACTTGGAAAGATTTGACTGCCGATTTTGAAGCCATTCCGAATATTCTAAAACAAGAATATAAAGATGAAAAATCCAAAACTTGGGATATGATCAATTTATTCCAATCCACAATCCTCCAAGGAAAAATTGCAGAAACTTCTGATGAAGTGCAAGATGTGGGATCAGAAATTGGATATTTGATGCAAATGGACAAAATGAAGGTGTCTTTGGCGTTAAAATCACTACAAGATGAAATTAAAGCCATTCCAGTCACTGTAACAGAAGCTCAAATGAGAGATGCCTATGAAGCAGGAAAATTATATGCTTATGCAGATCCTGATCCAAAGAACCCACAGAACCGCATTCCTAAGCCTTATGGTGCAGTTCGGGAACGAATCAAATCAGAAATGGAAGGTTCACAAAGGAATTCTTTTATTGAGCAAAAAGTTTCTGGTTTAAAAACGACTTACAACTTAGTGATCGCTGCTGATCGTTTAAAAGAAGTTACATTATAAACCCAATTCAAGTTTTGAGAGATGGCAAAATTTTTTTATTGAATTTTGCCATATTTGACATATTTTGACTGTTAGGGGGGATAAATGAACAATCACATTTACATGCTTCGAAAGAAGAGAGGTATCAAACAGTACGATATGGCTAGGGCGCTGGGAGTTTCTCCAAGTTACCTGTCCAAAATTGAGACTGGAGCCCAAGATCCGACTGAAAAATTCAAGTCATCTTGTGCGAAGTATCTCAAAACCTCTGTTGATAAGCTTTTCAATGAAAGCGCTGTGGAAGACATCTACCCTGAGTTTTCCAATGGATTGAAAAATAAACTTTGGGCAGTCAGACGTGAACTAGGGATTAAACAATACGATTTCGCTAAGAAATTGAAAGTTTCCACTCCGTTTCTGTCAAAAGTTGAACTGGGACTTTTGGAACCACCGGAAGATTTTAAGAATCTGGTTTCCAAAGTTCTAAAAATGGAAAAAAAAGAGCTATTTCTCGGCTAATTTGAAAAACGCACAAAGCAAGGCTCTAAGCGGGCCTTGCTTTTTCTCACTCTTCGGCAAAAAGATTTTGTCACATAATTCCTAATACATTCAATAGTCCCTGATGAAAGAGAGACAAGCGGAACACCCTGAAGGCTGGGCCAGTCGTATTGGTTTGATTTTGGCTGTGGCAAGTGGTGCGATCGGGCTTGGGAATTTTTTAAGGTTTCCTGGGCAAGCAGCACAAAATGGTGGTGGTGCCTTTATGGTTCCTTACATCATCAGTTTCCTGATTTTGGGAATTCCTGTTTGTTTGGCAGAATGGGCCATGGGTCGAATGGGCGGAAAACATGGACATAGCACACCTTTTATCTTCCGAGAGTATCTAAAAGGTTTTCCTCTCAAACTTTCTGGAACTATCGGTGTGATGATTCCTGTGATGATCTATGTATATTATGTATTTATAGAATCATGGTGTTTGGCTTATGCTTATTATTTTCTTACGGGTCAAATGTCTCTCACTGGCTCTACACAAGACGAGATGACAAAACAAGCTTCCACTTTTTTCCTGAATCTTACCGGAGCCGAAGCCAATGGATCCAGTTTCCAATCTCCTATCATTGTTTTTTTTATCCTTTGTGTTTTGTTTAATTTTTTACTCGTTTACCGCGGGTTGTCAAAAGGACTCGAAGCTTTTGCTAAAATCGCCATGCCACTTATGGGGATTTGTGCCACGATCATCCTGGTTCGGGTCCTAACCATTCCTGGAATTGAATCAGGTCTTGCTGTAATGTGGAACCCCGATTGGTCAAAACTGACCCAACCTAAAGTATGGATCAACGCAGCAGGACAAATTTTCTTTTCTCTTTCTACTGGTTTTGGGATTGCACTTGTGTTTTCTAGTTTTTTAAAGAAAAAGGATGATGTTGTATTATCAAGCCTCTCTTCTGCTTCTTTGAATGAGTTCGCAGAGGTAGTGTTTGGTGGTATGATCACCATCCCTGTTGCATTTTTATTTTTGGGAATGCAAGCCACTTCTTTCGGAACCTTCGGAATGGGATTCATTGCTTTACCTTCTGTTTTTGGAATGATGCCAGGGGGAGCATTTTTTGGTGGTTTGTGGTTTCTTGTTTTGTTTTTGGCTGCGATTACTTCTTCTGTGACGATGTTACAACCGGGTATTTTATTTTTAGAAGAAGGATTCCATGTCGGTAGACGGAAATCTTCTCTGTTATTATTTATATTTACCTTCCTTTTGTGTTTACCCATTATTTATTTTAATAAAGACTTCGCTGCCCTTGACATTGCGGATTTTTACATCGGAACCATAATGATTTATATTTTGGCTTCCCTTCAAATTTTTATCTTTGTTTTTAAGATTGGTGTGGATCGGGGTGTGAAGGATGCTAATGAAGGAAGCCTCATTCCCTTTCCTCGTTCCATCAAGTTTGTTTTAAAATACATTACTCCTTGGTTTTTGTTATTTATCTTTGTTTCTTTTTGTTATATGAACCTACCGGAATATTTGGATAAAATGAATCCAGAAGTAATGGGGTTACTTGCGGAAAACAAAGGGGAAAATGTAGAAGATGCTAAGACAAAAGCGGTGGTGGCTCGTTCGGTTGTCATTAGTCTCGTTCTCATTTACGGATTCATTTATATTTTAGTTTCGAAAGCTTTAGATCATAAAAAGGATAAGGTTAGCACATGACAGTTTCTCCCCAAGAACTCAATTGGCAAGGGATACTCATTATGACGGTTTCCCTTGTTTCTGTGATCAGTTTGACTTTAGTTTGTATTGTCCTTCTTTTCCGCAATAGGCACTAATTATTTTGGACGTACAAACTGTATTTACTACCAAACTTCCAAAACTTTGGAAGGATTATGAAGTTAGAAAAGAACAAATGGAAATGGCCACTTCCATTGAATCTGCATTTAATACTGGTTCAAATTGGGTCATTGAGGCGGGAACGGGTGTTGGAAAGTCACTTGCCTATTTGATTCCCAGTGCTCTTTTCTCTTTAGAAAATGATTGTACTGTTGTTGTTTCGACTGAGACGAAGTCTTTACAAGATCAATTATTATACAAAGACATTCCTTTGGTATCGGAGGCTCTTGGAGTTTCCGTCAATGCTATGGTTGCCCTTGGTGCCAGTAACTATTTATGCAAAAGAAAGTATGCCCGCGTGATGGAAAGGGGGGATTTTGGCCCCGAAATGGAATCCTCGCTTCCCTACTTTGTCAACTGGGAGAAACAAACCACTGCAGGGATTCGGGCTGAATACGACGGATTTTTATCAAATTCCTTTTGGAACTCTGTTTCCAGAGAGTCTGACAACTGTTTGGGGAGAAATTGTCCCAACTTTAGTTCTTCGTATTATTTTTTAGAAAAAGAGAAATGGAAAAAAGCAAATATCCTAATTGTGAACCATCATCTTCTCGCAAGCCATCTAGCCGGAGACTTTAAAATCCTCCCCCCATTTTCCCAACTAGTCATCGATGAAGCACATGCATTTCCTGAAATTGTGGGAAAAGCTTTTGGTTCTGAAATTCGTTATGACTTACTCATGAATTTATTACATTACCTCTACTTCCCAGAAAAACGATCGGGGCTTGTTTTAAAACTAAAAAGTAGTGAAAAAATCATCAAGTCTGTAGAGGCTGCTATCGGTTATGCGAATGATTTTTTCCGAATGTTACTATCTGCCATACCTTTACAATTCAATCAGTTTTCTACACGCCATACAGAACGAATTAAATTGGATAATGGGGCTTTTGAAGATACACTCGCGGACCTTGCTTCACAATTAGAATCTCTACTTTCCAAATACAAAAAAG from Leptospira brenneri harbors:
- a CDS encoding diacylglycerol/polyprenol kinase family protein, with translation MSSGFNFFRKIWHVLGFIIPVTLFFDPFREAFGLVYATRAILVSLLAGLLVALFVLELVRLSHSGFENFFYKYFGFLMKESERKRFNGTVPYFFANFLVVLFFPAEVAILAILFLVIGDPFAAYVGSQYGKHRFYNGKSLEGIIGFLVPAFLFSIFALYLITKSQPGSFLAIFDPQGALLWTPIYIVFFSVISACVTEFFANTTAKGLIDDNLLIPVVGAIVLSVLSLLYLDYTPMDFFFDPQALYIQK
- a CDS encoding STAS domain-containing protein, with the translated sequence MSLDDLVVSTEKIDTVYVTKLQGNLNNFTAEKCIKSVLNSLKHGSVILDLEELNMVTTQGIIAFKTLSEEAFLHKHKIILINLPLSVRQAFLMAGVRNLFPIANNEEAAFKMASRPSR
- a CDS encoding LIC12015 family putative lipoprotein, with protein sequence MNLNKLFTLGVTLSLILVSILNCSKDSEILATFDGGTVTRREMNFVIEASKRGNTEPQPISADIQAKILESIALEKILLKDAISSKKVAEADVQKIESLVNQFLKLNVYMREYVKNGLKNKPLEFVNLQLALVRGEDEATNLKKAEELVNKLNSLSDKEIAEEIAKVTEDITRKPIAGKLEPFCTNCAETPLEDILTEVKKAKKGTFISYAKAGEGRIAYVVRSTGTEKVHPERLKKYFTSIFDDFKKEAIKYGETHDDADTKASVAYFTEGESADKASQFASHTMKEYEQGLYQKELKRITEESGITVANLPRFTGPTDIDPKIFTPDYALYSTRDGKSYTWKDLTADFEAIPNILKQEYKDEKSKTWDMINLFQSTILQGKIAETSDEVQDVGSEIGYLMQMDKMKVSLALKSLQDEIKAIPVTVTEAQMRDAYEAGKLYAYADPDPKNPQNRIPKPYGAVRERIKSEMEGSQRNSFIEQKVSGLKTTYNLVIAADRLKEVTL
- a CDS encoding helix-turn-helix domain-containing protein; protein product: MLRKKRGIKQYDMARALGVSPSYLSKIETGAQDPTEKFKSSCAKYLKTSVDKLFNESAVEDIYPEFSNGLKNKLWAVRRELGIKQYDFAKKLKVSTPFLSKVELGLLEPPEDFKNLVSKVLKMEKKELFLG
- a CDS encoding sodium-dependent transporter, with product MKERQAEHPEGWASRIGLILAVASGAIGLGNFLRFPGQAAQNGGGAFMVPYIISFLILGIPVCLAEWAMGRMGGKHGHSTPFIFREYLKGFPLKLSGTIGVMIPVMIYVYYVFIESWCLAYAYYFLTGQMSLTGSTQDEMTKQASTFFLNLTGAEANGSSFQSPIIVFFILCVLFNFLLVYRGLSKGLEAFAKIAMPLMGICATIILVRVLTIPGIESGLAVMWNPDWSKLTQPKVWINAAGQIFFSLSTGFGIALVFSSFLKKKDDVVLSSLSSASLNEFAEVVFGGMITIPVAFLFLGMQATSFGTFGMGFIALPSVFGMMPGGAFFGGLWFLVLFLAAITSSVTMLQPGILFLEEGFHVGRRKSSLLLFIFTFLLCLPIIYFNKDFAALDIADFYIGTIMIYILASLQIFIFVFKIGVDRGVKDANEGSLIPFPRSIKFVLKYITPWFLLFIFVSFCYMNLPEYLDKMNPEVMGLLAENKGENVEDAKTKAVVARSVVISLVLIYGFIYILVSKALDHKKDKVST
- a CDS encoding ATP-dependent DNA helicase, whose amino-acid sequence is MDVQTVFTTKLPKLWKDYEVRKEQMEMATSIESAFNTGSNWVIEAGTGVGKSLAYLIPSALFSLENDCTVVVSTETKSLQDQLLYKDIPLVSEALGVSVNAMVALGASNYLCKRKYARVMERGDFGPEMESSLPYFVNWEKQTTAGIRAEYDGFLSNSFWNSVSRESDNCLGRNCPNFSSSYYFLEKEKWKKANILIVNHHLLASHLAGDFKILPPFSQLVIDEAHAFPEIVGKAFGSEIRYDLLMNLLHYLYFPEKRSGLVLKLKSSEKIIKSVEAAIGYANDFFRMLLSAIPLQFNQFSTRHTERIKLDNGAFEDTLADLASQLESLLSKYKKDSEDMEEKEIALGLEMVSGNLKKASSFLNDFRLKTNPNLVFWIEPPPQSSKDPFYYLFSQPKNTDEILANTLFPNMDSAVMTSATLSPTAGNFQYFLKEVGTSEVKTKTLASPFAYNTHSLLFVPKQVADPVQDPRRNKSDLSYWIARLLKLSEGDAFVLFTSNKLLSELYEELRHQVPYPIFSQTEMGPIAAKREFLANEKSVLFGVSSFWQGVDIKGDKLRNVIVTKLPFQVPTEPVLQAKMEDMEKKGKSPFWEMQVPKTCLLLRQGFGRLIRSQSDTGMVSILDPRVHTKSYGKNVLQSLPKGVPIITEFNELERKFQLLPKS